From a single Kitasatospora azatica KCTC 9699 genomic region:
- a CDS encoding phosphoribosylaminoimidazolesuccinocarboxamide synthase — protein sequence MSGFVTKPEPVQVPGLEHLHTGKVRELYRDQAGRLVMVASDRTSAFDWVLPSDIPDKGRILTQLSLWWFDRIADLVPNHVISTELPVGAPADWAGRTVVCEPLEMFPVECVARGYLTGSGLAEYRESRTVTGIALPEGLVDGSELPAPIYTPALKAEVGEHDENVPYEETARRIGADWAAALRQTTLAVYTRARDVAREQGIILADTKFEFGLSGGELVIGDEVLTPDSSRFWPADQWEPGKAQPSFDKQFIRDWLASPQSGWDPKGELPPPALPQEILERSRAKYVEAYERLTGTEWV from the coding sequence TTGAGCGGATTTGTCACCAAGCCCGAGCCGGTCCAGGTGCCCGGCCTGGAACACCTGCACACCGGCAAGGTGCGCGAGCTGTACCGCGACCAAGCGGGTCGGCTGGTCATGGTGGCCAGCGACCGCACCTCGGCCTTCGACTGGGTGCTGCCCAGCGACATCCCCGACAAGGGCCGGATCCTCACCCAGCTGTCGCTCTGGTGGTTCGACCGGATCGCCGACCTGGTGCCCAACCACGTGATCTCCACCGAGCTCCCGGTCGGTGCCCCCGCCGACTGGGCCGGTCGCACCGTGGTCTGCGAGCCGCTGGAGATGTTCCCGGTCGAGTGCGTGGCCCGCGGCTACCTGACCGGTTCCGGCCTGGCCGAGTACCGCGAGTCCCGGACCGTCACCGGCATCGCGCTGCCCGAGGGCCTGGTGGACGGCTCCGAGCTGCCCGCGCCGATCTACACCCCCGCGCTCAAGGCCGAGGTCGGCGAGCACGACGAGAACGTCCCCTACGAGGAGACGGCCCGCCGGATCGGCGCCGACTGGGCCGCCGCGCTGCGGCAGACCACCCTCGCGGTCTACACCCGGGCCCGGGACGTCGCCCGCGAGCAGGGCATCATCCTGGCCGACACCAAGTTCGAGTTCGGGCTCAGCGGCGGCGAGCTGGTGATCGGCGACGAGGTGCTGACCCCCGACTCCTCGCGCTTCTGGCCGGCCGACCAGTGGGAGCCGGGCAAGGCACAGCCGTCCTTCGACAAGCAGTTCATCCGCGACTGGCTGGCCTCCCCGCAGTCCGGCTGGGACCCGAAGGGCGAACTCCCGCCGCCGGCCCTGCCGCAGGAGATCCTGGAGCGCAGCCGGGCCAAGTACGTCGAGGCGTACGAGCGGTTGACCGGGACCGAGTGGGTCTAG
- a CDS encoding histone-like nucleoid-structuring protein Lsr2, protein MAQRVVVTLSDDLDGGAAAETVHFGVDGKSYEIDLSLDNAEKLREALAPFVAAGRRQSRTGKSFRRTALAPDPAAVRAWAQSRGMELPARGRIPKHVYEAFSEAN, encoded by the coding sequence ATGGCTCAGCGTGTAGTTGTCACGCTCTCCGACGACCTGGACGGCGGCGCCGCCGCCGAAACCGTCCACTTCGGCGTCGACGGGAAGTCGTACGAGATCGACCTGTCCCTGGACAACGCGGAAAAGCTGCGCGAGGCGCTCGCTCCCTTCGTCGCCGCCGGCCGCCGCCAGAGCCGCACCGGAAAGTCGTTCCGCCGCACCGCGCTCGCGCCGGACCCGGCCGCCGTACGCGCCTGGGCCCAGTCCCGCGGCATGGAGCTCCCCGCTCGCGGCCGGATCCCCAAGCACGTCTACGAGGCCTTCTCCGAGGCGAACTGA
- the purS gene encoding phosphoribosylformylglycinamidine synthase subunit PurS, with protein MARVVVDVMLKPEILDPQGQAVQRALPRLGFAGIADVRQGKRFELELEGPVDDAALARIREAAETFLANTVIEDFTVRVEDGQ; from the coding sequence GTGGCACGCGTCGTAGTCGACGTCATGCTCAAGCCGGAGATCCTCGACCCCCAGGGACAGGCGGTGCAGCGCGCACTGCCCCGTCTCGGATTCGCCGGGATCGCCGACGTCCGCCAGGGCAAGCGTTTCGAGCTGGAACTGGAGGGCCCGGTGGACGACGCCGCGCTCGCCCGGATCCGCGAGGCCGCCGAGACCTTCCTCGCCAACACCGTGATCGAGGACTTCACCGTTCGGGTGGAGGACGGCCAGTGA
- the purQ gene encoding phosphoribosylformylglycinamidine synthase subunit PurQ, with protein sequence MTTRVGVVTFPGSLDDRDAQRAVRLAGAEPVALWHRDEDLHQVDAVVLPGGFSYGDYLRAGAISRFSPVMASIIEQARLGMPVLGICNGFQVLTESHLLPGAMLRNNHLHFICRDQKLRVENASTAWTSDYQAGQEISVPLKNMDGRYTADRRTIDELEAEGRVVFRYLDLNPNGSINDIAGITNAAGNVVGLMPHPEHAVEPLVGTGKTDGLPFFTSVLKQLVNV encoded by the coding sequence GTGACCACCCGCGTCGGCGTCGTCACTTTTCCCGGTTCGCTCGACGACCGCGACGCCCAGCGCGCGGTCCGTCTGGCCGGTGCCGAGCCGGTGGCGCTCTGGCACCGTGACGAGGATCTCCATCAGGTCGACGCCGTCGTCCTGCCCGGCGGATTCAGCTACGGCGACTATCTGCGGGCCGGCGCCATCTCGCGCTTCTCGCCGGTGATGGCGAGCATCATCGAGCAGGCCAGGCTCGGAATGCCGGTCCTCGGTATCTGCAACGGCTTCCAGGTGCTGACCGAGTCGCACCTGCTGCCCGGCGCGATGCTGCGCAACAACCACCTGCACTTCATCTGCCGGGACCAGAAGCTGCGCGTCGAGAATGCGAGCACCGCCTGGACCTCGGATTACCAGGCGGGCCAGGAGATTTCCGTCCCGCTGAAGAACATGGACGGCCGCTACACGGCGGATCGGCGCACCATCGACGAGCTGGAGGCCGAGGGCCGGGTGGTATTCCGTTACCTCGACCTCAACCCCAACGGCTCGATCAACGATATTGCCGGGATCACCAACGCGGCCGGCAACGTGGTCGGTCTGATGCCGCACCCCGAGCACGCCGTCGAGCCGCTGGTCGGCACCGGCAAGACCGACGGTCTGCCGTTCTTCACGTCCGTCCTGAAGCAGCTGGTGAACGTCTGA